The DNA sequence TATTTTCTTCCTATAAATAAGTTAGGAGAGTAGAATAACATACCACAACATACACTCTCTATTCTTTCTAGCTCTCTACATCATAGTGTGCATTCTAGGAGCATTGTCTAGCTCGATTATCAGAACTCCATCAAGTTCGCCGGTGAATAGAGGTTTTTGAGGTGCTTCAACACGATAGGAGAAAGTCTTTTTATCTTTGAAGGCAATACGTCATTCCGTGAGTACTAGCCGGAGTGTAATTTGTCTTGTGGAAAGAGCACTTTCCTCGACTCAACTTATAGTTCggtttgttaattattttcgttgtaattttttttctacataTTGTTGTCAGTTTCCTTGAATTGTACTACCTCCATCAcacaataggagtcacatttggtgagagcacgagttttaagaaatgtaaagaatagttAATTggaaatgttagtggaatatgaggcccacttttttatattagttttaaaataaaatgtaagtgaagtgaattagtggaatgtgggtcctatttaccatttatggtttAAGTTAAATGtgattcttattgtgggacgcaCCGAAATAgcaaatgtgactcttattgtgggacggaggtagtaatagaTTGAGTACCGCCTGTGTACAGCTTGaaatttatctcattattTCTACCACTATCACTGTCAGTATATTTGGATCATACGCAAATCTTCGAACCCTTAAACTTGGAGATACATGCTAGAGAAATCTTCGAACCCGCACACTCGAAGAGGAAATATATGGCTGAAGAGAGAAGACAGTGAAATCGATGAATTATGTGGAATCTGTCACAAGGGGGGAGCTATGGAATCAGTAACTGAGAAGAAAATCAACGATGGTTGATAGTCAGTTGGTCGGGAAAGAGAAAAGTCGCTAAAGGAGACACGATGTACGATCCTAGTATAAGGTATCCGACCGGACGATTTCAAATCAGATGAATATGCCAGTGATGGAATGACCACTGGGGAGGAAAGAGCAAACCGTTGGAAAAGGCAGACGCCAATGGGAAGAGATTGATTGTATCAGCCTTATccgattaatttaataatcgaATAAGTGACGTCACATTTTGGTACAAACTCGAACCAGTATAAAATACTtgattcttattttctttttttataaaaagaaattaatttccTTTACTTAACAAACGGAAACACTGTTATATTAcgtctatatatatttatacaacgtggataactatttataaaatatagatgTTTAATAACAATGTATAAAAAAACGTTCCAATTACATTACACTTCCTATACATGCCACAACTAGCAAATCCGAAAGGATTACCCAAATGCAAAAGCTAGTTAGTGACCTGACTTGAGCCGCTATACCACAAAAACAAAAGGGCTAGTCTGATCACCTAATCTGCAGGGGGAAAGAAAGGAGTGAGCTTCGACAAGCTCAGTATTATAGTCAACATTAGAGCCTAATTTCCATCGATAAGTAAATGTCATGCAACCtacacattttcatttttattaattatgaaagtaCTTCTACACCAACATGATCCTATTCACAagcatatatttaatttcataaacaaACCATAATAAAATCTTATTGTCATTGAAGAGAGGATTTTTGCACGTGTGTCGCATGCACGTGTCCTCcttcaacaagatttataatttttccacTAATGCAACAAATATTACGAAGTATAATAGGCAAGAGCGGGGTCGAACCACATGGACTATGGACCTACTCAAGATTGTTTCTACGACACAATCGGAAAAGGGGTCGGCGGCTGCCACGCATTCATTGAGTGGATTAAGACTCTAATCTACTTGACCTGACGGAAATAAACTGGACTGTATCTAACTGACCTAGCGAATGGGAAAAGTACGGACACTTGCATGACAACCAAACCCAAGACAACTTGTAAACTGGAGTTGAACTGCCTTGAACACGTGTAACTGAAGGAACATGCTGAAACTTTCCCAAAATAAACAGACAAAGATGCAAAAACAAGTGGGGAcaagatgaatattttttttattcattgtcTTATTTCCCCTCCATTTCAGATTACTTTAATTTCTATAATCCTACACCTCACTTATTCAATTTCTaacacatttttaaataatttcctgagttataaatttttgggcCATTTCACCGATAACGAAAATTGCCACCAGTAGTGAAACCATCTTCCATGGAGTCAAGATGTATGAACTCTTAAAATTTGCATACCAAGTTTTAGCGTCACTAGAACATTGTCTCCTTATGCGCGAATAAACAGTACGGAAAAGATTGTTGTTGTAGATATTAAACATGTAAATATTGTTGAAGACATCCAACACTTCTTCATCATTGGTCATCATACATGATAGTATGTGGGCTTCCCTCAACAACTTCACATCAACTATATTCTCAAGAAGTGATTTCATAAAACTCACATATGAAGGGCTCATAAGCAATAAGATTTTTAAACAACACTTTAGGCCATTAGCAATGGGTGGCCGATGGGAGGGCCTTCCCCATCGGCCACCATCGGCCCTCCATTGCGGAGGAGGGGCCGTCCGGCGGCCCTCCGTTCTCTCTCCAAGTTGGCCGATGCATCGGCCTTGGCCGTTCCGAACGGGCCGTCGATCGGCCCTCCATTGTGGGGAGAGGGCCGTCGATCGGCCcttagctttttttttttgttttttctgattttttaatttattttttacttcatttctttCACTATAAATACACCTACCATTCTTCACTTTTCCACACCAACATCTTAAATCTTCTCTCTATTTCAATACATTGTCTCTCTGTACATTTAATCAATGTCTTCCGATAGCGATTCCGACGATGAAATCATAAACCGAGTGGTGCAGCGAGTCCTTGCAAGGGCAGCTCGACGTCAGGAAGAAGCGAACCAGGAGGCAATTCCAAGGCCAATCCATCGTCGTGAATCTGTCGACCGCGACCACGTTGAGGCTCACAACCGGCTCTATGCGGATTACTTTGCCGACGACCCACGGTGGGGCCCGGCGGTTTTCCGTCGGTGTTTCAGAATGCGGCGAGAGCTATTCTTGCGCATCGTTAACGGGTTGTCGGCGCGTTACCCTGACTTCCAACAGCGTTGGGACGCCGCCGGAAAGCCTGGGTTGTCACCTCTACAGAAGTGCACGACTGCAATTAGGCAGTTGGCATACGGAGGTTGcgccgacatgttcgacgaataTCTTCACGTCGCCGACACAACTGGTCGTGATTGTCTGAAGAAGTTTTGTAAAGGCGTAATTGAGACTTTCGGCCCCACCTATCTGCGGAAGCCGACCGTACAAGATTGCCAATTCCTGCTTGATTTGCACTGGAGGACGCACGGATTCCCGGGTATGTTGGGAAgtatagattgtatgcattggcagtggaagaactgtccgaccgcttggagaggccaatttacGAGCGGGTACAAGGGCACACACCCAACCATAATTCTGGAAGCCGTTGCAGATCAGcgcctatggatttggcatgcctACTTCGGTGtggccgggtcgaacaacgaccttaATGTTCTGCAATCCTCGCCTCTGTTCAACGACCAGTGCCAGGGAATAGGCCCCTTGGTTAACTTCACCGCGAACGGCAACCAGTATCAGATGGGGTATTACTTGGCGGACGGCATATACCCAAAATGGCCCGTTTTCGTGAAGACAATTAGTTGTCCAACTGAGGAGAAAAGGAGTTATTTTGCCCAACGACAAGAGGCGGCGCgaaaggatgtggagcgggctttCGGTGTGCTCCAATCGCGTTTTGCATTGGTCAAAGGTCCGGCGCGATTCTTCTACAAGGGTGATCTCACTGATATCATCTACGCCGCTATCGtattgcataacatgatagtggAGAGTGACGATGAAGATGTCACCGACGTCCCCGTCGAAGACATTGCAGGCTCCAGCCACGGTGTCGCTAGAGAGTCCCATAGGCAGGGTGTACCGCACGGATTCGCCGACCGTCTTCGGGCATTTGTTGATATGCGCCAAAAAGAGGCCCACAATCGTCTACAACACGAT is a window from the Salvia hispanica cultivar TCC Black 2014 chromosome 1, UniMelb_Shisp_WGS_1.0, whole genome shotgun sequence genome containing:
- the LOC125199069 gene encoding uncharacterized protein LOC125199069: MRRELFLRIVNGLSARYPDFQQRWDAAGKPGLSPLQKCTTAIRQLAYGGCADMFDEYLHVADTTGRDCLKKFCKGVIETFGPTYLRKPTVQDCQFLLDLHWRTHGFPGMLGSIDCMHWQWKNCPTAWRGQFTSGYKGTHPTIILEAVADQRLWIWHAYFGVAGSNNDLNVLQSSPLFNDQCQGIGPLVNFTANGNQYQMGYYLADGIYPKWPVFVKTISCPTEEKRSYFAQRQEAARKDVERAFGVLQSRFALVKGPARFFYKGDLTDIIYAAIVLHNMIVESDDEDVTDVPVEDIAGSSHGVARESHRQGVPHGFADRLRAFVDMRQKEAHNRLQHDMVEEIWGQRGRR